Proteins from a genomic interval of Lelliottia amnigena:
- the yeaP_1 gene encoding GAF sensor-containing diguanylate cyclase has product MFYYTHSRKIQHSMQILTSSAWESTHVMSDIILARVSETLATEQSLESLVRQLLEMLEIVTEMESTYLTKVDINARLQHILYARNSKQMQIPEGLSVPWGETLCKRAIESRCFYSDDVAGHWADCDAAKTLGITTYMSIPIHLADGSLYGTLCATSSEKKTLSHRGEQVLQLFAGLIAQYIQKESLVMQLREANAALIAHSYTDALTGLPNRRAIFENLTTLFSLARHLKRNAIIAYIDLDDFKLINDRYGHETGDQFLVEVGKRLTTGQTEDDIVGRLGGDEFLVACLSKDNNEADNTQVNILRKQVSACIAGEYWLGNVHIVYPGASLGIVSVDPLHIDADGALRAADAEMYRDKKEKSKTRFLPSD; this is encoded by the coding sequence ATGTTTTACTACACCCACAGTCGAAAAATTCAGCATAGCATGCAGATACTGACGTCTTCTGCATGGGAGTCTACCCACGTCATGTCGGATATTATTCTTGCCCGTGTTTCAGAAACTCTCGCAACCGAACAATCACTCGAAAGCCTGGTACGTCAACTGCTGGAAATGCTTGAGATTGTCACCGAAATGGAATCGACCTATCTCACAAAAGTCGATATCAATGCACGTTTGCAGCACATTCTTTATGCCCGCAACAGTAAACAGATGCAGATCCCTGAAGGGCTGAGCGTCCCCTGGGGAGAGACATTGTGCAAACGGGCTATTGAGAGCCGTTGTTTTTACAGTGATGACGTGGCAGGACACTGGGCAGATTGCGATGCGGCAAAAACGCTGGGCATCACCACCTACATGAGTATTCCCATTCATCTGGCAGATGGTTCACTGTACGGTACACTCTGCGCCACCAGCTCGGAAAAGAAAACCTTGAGCCATCGCGGTGAACAGGTGTTACAGCTGTTTGCCGGTCTTATCGCGCAGTACATCCAAAAAGAGTCGCTGGTCATGCAGTTGCGCGAAGCAAACGCTGCGCTGATCGCCCATTCGTATACCGATGCGCTAACCGGGCTGCCGAATCGCCGCGCGATTTTTGAAAACCTCACCACCCTTTTCTCGCTCGCGCGCCATCTCAAACGCAATGCGATCATCGCCTATATCGATCTGGACGATTTCAAACTCATTAATGACCGTTATGGCCATGAGACCGGCGATCAATTTTTGGTTGAGGTCGGTAAGCGGTTAACCACGGGCCAAACGGAGGATGATATTGTTGGCCGATTAGGCGGTGACGAGTTCCTGGTGGCGTGTCTTAGCAAAGATAATAATGAAGCCGATAACACACAGGTGAATATTCTCAGGAAGCAGGTCAGTGCCTGTATCGCTGGAGAATATTGGTTGGGAAATGTGCATATCGTCTACCCTGGTGCCAGTTTAGGCATCGTCTCTGTCGATCCTTTACACATTGATGCTGACGGTGCATTACGCGCCGCAGATGCTGAGATGTATCGTGATAAAAAAGAGAAAAGCAAAACGCGCTTTCTCCCATCGGATTAA
- a CDS encoding Transglycosylase associated protein: MGILSWIIFGLIAGILAKWIMPGKDGGGFFVTVILGVIGAVVGGWISTLFGFGKVDGFNFGSFAVAVIGALVVLFIYRKIKS, translated from the coding sequence ATGGGAATTTTATCCTGGATTATTTTTGGTCTTATTGCGGGGATTCTGGCGAAGTGGATCATGCCTGGCAAAGACGGCGGTGGGTTCTTCGTCACCGTGATTCTGGGTGTCATTGGTGCCGTGGTCGGTGGCTGGATCAGCACCTTGTTCGGTTTTGGTAAAGTCGATGGATTCAACTTCGGCAGCTTTGCTGTCGCCGTCATTGGTGCGTTGGTTGTTCTGTTTATCTACAGAAAAATCAAAAGTTAA
- the yoaK gene encoding membrane protein: MRIGIVFPVVIFITAVVFLTWFFVGGYAAPGA, encoded by the coding sequence ATGCGGATTGGAATTGTGTTCCCGGTCGTTATTTTTATAACGGCAGTGGTCTTTTTAACGTGGTTTTTTGTCGGCGGCTACGCCGCTCCAGGGGCATAA
- the tap_1 gene encoding methyl-accepting protein IV, with protein MKNIKIRVGLLIVLASFTLMLFLSSGLGLYFLWHSNSDIQTLNYNAAEQKALNSARDAILRARIIIDTVTQAKIHGEDIDEPAVKASIEKEMQSAEIQYQQFVKIPGLSTTQPELGERMQNSYDQQVSVINHNASSIINSAGAEDLKPIYAANRSATLKARQSWDSEYQSYIDATQHNLTKVINYSNRSYHFAILIMVSLLAIAILLFISINLWMRNALIRPLSEVAQHFEHIGKGNLTADIHVTSSNEIGLLFASLQTMQAELNSTVVTIRQGVESINIGTQEISAGNSDLSRRTEEQAAAVVETAASMEQITSTVKMNTDNALQASHMVQNAAGIATAGEEQMQNMMQKMDAISLSAQKMVDIISVIDSIAFQTNILALNAAVEAARAGQSGRGFAVVAGEVRNLARRCTDSAKEITGLINESTLYIQEGAELANRTSKTMLDISSAVSKVNVMMDNIALASQEQSRGVEQIRVAITQMDHVTQQNAALVEEVATTASGVNNQANLLTQSVSIFKVKQTF; from the coding sequence TTGAAAAATATTAAAATCAGGGTGGGGCTATTAATTGTTCTAGCATCTTTTACTTTAATGCTATTTCTCTCAAGCGGCCTTGGTCTCTATTTCCTGTGGCACAGTAACAGCGATATTCAAACGTTAAACTACAATGCCGCCGAACAAAAAGCGCTTAACTCTGCGCGCGATGCTATTTTGCGTGCGCGTATCATAATCGATACCGTGACTCAGGCAAAAATACATGGCGAGGATATCGACGAACCTGCTGTGAAAGCCAGTATTGAGAAAGAAATGCAATCTGCCGAGATCCAGTATCAGCAATTTGTTAAAATCCCGGGTCTCTCCACTACCCAGCCAGAACTGGGTGAAAGAATGCAAAACAGCTACGACCAACAAGTTAGTGTTATAAACCATAATGCGAGTTCTATTATCAATTCAGCAGGAGCGGAAGATCTTAAGCCAATCTATGCTGCGAACCGTAGTGCAACGCTTAAGGCGCGGCAGTCATGGGATAGCGAATACCAGTCCTATATCGATGCAACCCAGCATAATCTGACTAAAGTGATTAATTACAGCAACCGTTCTTATCATTTTGCGATACTTATAATGGTCAGCCTGCTGGCTATCGCCATCCTATTATTCATCTCTATCAACTTGTGGATGAGGAATGCATTAATTCGCCCTCTCAGTGAAGTGGCCCAACATTTCGAACACATTGGTAAAGGGAATTTAACAGCGGATATTCATGTCACCAGCTCGAATGAAATTGGTTTATTGTTCGCATCATTACAAACGATGCAGGCAGAGCTGAACTCTACCGTTGTCACTATTCGACAGGGGGTGGAGTCTATTAATATTGGTACACAAGAAATTTCTGCAGGAAATAGCGACCTGTCTCGTCGTACTGAAGAACAAGCCGCAGCCGTTGTGGAAACAGCAGCCAGCATGGAGCAGATTACCTCAACGGTGAAAATGAATACCGACAACGCGCTTCAGGCTTCGCATATGGTGCAAAACGCAGCAGGTATCGCAACCGCGGGCGAAGAACAAATGCAGAATATGATGCAGAAAATGGATGCCATCAGCCTGAGCGCACAGAAGATGGTCGATATTATCAGCGTTATCGATAGCATTGCATTCCAGACCAACATCCTGGCGCTGAATGCCGCGGTTGAGGCTGCGCGAGCTGGACAATCCGGTCGCGGATTTGCCGTGGTCGCCGGTGAAGTCAGAAATCTGGCGCGTCGCTGTACCGACTCTGCAAAAGAGATAACCGGTCTCATCAACGAATCCACGCTGTATATTCAGGAAGGGGCTGAGCTGGCAAACAGAACCAGCAAGACCATGCTGGATATCAGCAGTGCCGTCAGTAAGGTCAACGTGATGATGGACAACATTGCTTTAGCCTCACAAGAGCAAAGCCGTGGCGTGGAGCAGATTCGCGTGGCGATCACCCAGATGGATCACGTGACTCAGCAAAACGCAGCGTTAGTTGAGGAAGTGGCAACGACGGCATCGGGTGTGAATAACCAGGCAAACTTACTGACCCAGTCCGTGTCGATCTTTAAAGTTAAACAGACGTTTTAA
- the pyrG_1 gene encoding CTP synthase has translation MELSPLKDTLRIALVGDYNHDVIAHQAIPLAIDDAAAVLEITADYDWIATTELLSPEDLVGYDAIWLVPASPYKNVDGAFIAARYARENSIPFLGTCGGFQHALIEYARNVLGWDDAAHAETDSEGRMMIAPLTCSLVEKTDTIELRANTLIAKAYGREEIEEGYHCNYGVSPEFAQELESGDMRVTGWDEQGEIRAVELVTHPFFVATLFQHERGALAGRPVPLVQAMLYAARG, from the coding sequence ATGGAACTCTCCCCGCTAAAAGATACGCTTCGCATTGCACTTGTTGGCGATTATAACCACGATGTTATTGCTCACCAGGCTATCCCTTTAGCCATCGATGATGCTGCCGCTGTGCTGGAAATAACAGCGGATTACGACTGGATCGCTACCACCGAGCTGCTCAGCCCCGAAGATTTAGTCGGCTACGACGCAATCTGGTTGGTTCCTGCAAGCCCCTATAAGAACGTTGATGGCGCCTTTATCGCTGCACGCTATGCCCGGGAAAACAGCATTCCGTTCCTGGGGACCTGCGGTGGATTCCAGCATGCGTTAATTGAATATGCACGCAACGTGTTGGGTTGGGATGATGCGGCACATGCTGAAACGGACAGTGAGGGCAGAATGATGATCGCGCCGCTGACCTGTTCGCTGGTGGAAAAAACGGACACCATTGAATTGCGTGCGAATACGCTGATTGCTAAGGCTTACGGCCGGGAAGAGATTGAAGAAGGGTATCACTGCAATTACGGCGTATCCCCTGAGTTCGCTCAAGAGCTGGAAAGCGGCGATATGCGCGTGACGGGCTGGGATGAGCAGGGAGAAATTCGGGCTGTAGAACTGGTTACGCATCCATTCTTTGTGGCGACGCTGTTCCAGCATGAGCGCGGTGCGCTGGCCGGTCGACCTGTTCCTCTCGTTCAGGCAATGCTTTACGCCGCTCGCGGATAA
- a CDS encoding membrane protein yields the protein MKTMILVSACLMGHKVRYNGSEKAQISETLQRWQREHRLVTHCPELAAGLSIPRLPAEIVAGNGKDVMAENACILESDGTDVTGHYQLAAWLALRAALASDCSAALLTDGSPTCGSEFIYDGSFTGQKHAGMGVAAALLREHGIQVFSDNQLMELIAWVEERENDSM from the coding sequence ATGAAAACCATGATTCTGGTGAGCGCATGCCTGATGGGCCACAAGGTTCGCTATAACGGCAGTGAAAAGGCGCAAATTTCTGAAACGCTCCAGCGCTGGCAGCGGGAACACCGGCTGGTAACGCACTGTCCGGAGCTGGCCGCAGGGCTGTCAATTCCTCGTTTACCTGCCGAAATTGTGGCAGGCAATGGAAAAGATGTCATGGCGGAAAACGCGTGTATTCTGGAAAGTGATGGCACCGACGTCACCGGGCATTATCAACTGGCCGCCTGGCTGGCGTTACGCGCCGCACTGGCGTCAGATTGCAGCGCGGCGTTGCTCACGGACGGCAGTCCCACATGTGGCAGCGAGTTCATTTACGACGGCAGTTTCACTGGGCAGAAACACGCCGGAATGGGCGTCGCCGCAGCGCTCTTGCGCGAACACGGTATTCAGGTATTTTCCGATAACCAGCTCATGGAGCTTATCGCCTGGGTTGAGGAGAGAGAAAATGATTCAATGTAA
- a CDS encoding Putative hemolysin — translation MRYLLLAMALPLAACSTPPEAPKPPEIGMANPAAVYCVKKGGERVPVQSPQGIRTECKLPGGEVMDEWDLFRRDHPTPAR, via the coding sequence ATGCGATATCTGTTACTGGCAATGGCGCTGCCATTAGCCGCTTGTTCTACCCCGCCAGAAGCCCCAAAACCGCCGGAAATTGGTATGGCAAATCCAGCAGCCGTTTACTGCGTGAAGAAAGGCGGAGAGCGGGTTCCGGTGCAAAGTCCGCAGGGCATACGCACAGAATGCAAGTTGCCGGGCGGTGAAGTGATGGATGAGTGGGATCTGTTCCGGCGCGATCACCCGACGCCAGCCAGGTGA
- a CDS encoding protein YeaO has protein sequence MIQCKRVYDASTEDDGYRVLVDRLWPRGVKKSDLAYDEWCKTLAPSSTLRKAFHSETIDFAAFSQAYQQELAEHEDEGKRIAALAKNQTVTLLYAAKNTEQNHALVLADWLRHR, from the coding sequence ATGATTCAATGTAAACGCGTCTATGACGCATCGACCGAAGATGACGGATATCGCGTTCTGGTCGATCGGCTCTGGCCGCGAGGGGTTAAAAAATCTGACTTAGCGTATGACGAGTGGTGCAAAACGCTTGCGCCCTCCAGCACATTACGCAAAGCGTTTCACAGCGAGACGATTGATTTTGCGGCCTTCAGCCAGGCCTATCAACAGGAGTTGGCCGAGCATGAGGACGAAGGCAAACGTATCGCCGCGCTGGCGAAAAACCAGACCGTGACGCTGCTTTACGCGGCTAAAAATACCGAACAAAACCACGCACTGGTGTTAGCCGACTGGCTGCGGCACCGGTAA
- the yeaN gene encoding cyanate transporter, translating into MTTAIPSTGKDRLLLIAGMLMIATTLRVTFTGAAPLLDTIRHDYGLTTAQTGLLTTLPLLAFALISPLAAGVARRIGMERSLFIALLLICAGIGIRSLPSSTLLFAGTAVIGCGIALGNVLLPGLIKRDFPGQVAKLTGAYSLTMGAAAALGSAMIVPLALSGAGWHGALLALMIFPLLALLLWLPQWRQKHTASLSGARALHNRGIWRSPLAWQVTIFLGINSLIYYVIIGWLPAILLSHGYSETQAGSMHGLLQLATAAPGLAVPLVLHRLKDQRGIAGFTALLCAVSAAGFWFVPDQAILWTLIFGFGSGATMILGLTFIGLRAGSAHQAAALSGMAQSVGYLLAACGPPLMGKIHDAAGDWRIPLIACALAAVVMAICGVLAGRDREIAPD; encoded by the coding sequence ATGACTACTGCCATCCCTTCCACCGGTAAAGATCGACTGCTGCTGATCGCCGGTATGCTGATGATCGCCACGACGTTACGCGTGACATTTACCGGTGCGGCCCCGTTGTTGGACACTATTCGTCACGACTATGGCCTGACCACTGCCCAGACGGGCCTGCTCACCACTCTGCCGCTGCTGGCGTTTGCCCTGATTTCGCCTCTGGCTGCGGGCGTGGCGCGTCGTATTGGTATGGAGCGCAGTCTGTTTATCGCTCTGCTGCTGATCTGCGCAGGCATTGGTATTCGCTCCCTGCCCTCATCCACGCTGTTGTTTGCCGGAACGGCAGTGATCGGCTGCGGGATTGCCCTCGGGAACGTCCTGTTGCCCGGCCTGATTAAGCGCGATTTTCCAGGCCAGGTTGCAAAGCTCACGGGCGCGTATTCCCTGACGATGGGCGCGGCGGCAGCGTTGGGATCGGCCATGATTGTACCGCTGGCATTGAGCGGCGCGGGCTGGCACGGAGCGCTTCTGGCGCTGATGATCTTTCCGCTTCTCGCTTTGCTCCTGTGGCTCCCGCAGTGGCGTCAGAAACACACCGCCTCGTTAAGCGGTGCGCGTGCGCTGCATAACCGAGGGATCTGGCGCTCACCCCTGGCCTGGCAGGTGACGATATTTTTGGGAATTAACTCGCTGATTTATTATGTGATTATCGGCTGGCTTCCGGCGATTTTACTCAGCCACGGCTACAGCGAAACGCAGGCAGGTTCCATGCATGGTTTGTTACAACTGGCGACGGCTGCGCCCGGTCTTGCCGTTCCGTTGGTGTTGCATCGGCTTAAAGACCAACGCGGCATCGCTGGATTCACGGCATTACTGTGCGCGGTCAGCGCGGCGGGGTTCTGGTTTGTTCCAGATCAGGCGATACTCTGGACGCTAATTTTTGGATTTGGGTCAGGGGCCACCATGATTCTGGGTCTCACCTTTATCGGGCTGCGTGCCGGATCAGCACACCAGGCAGCAGCGCTGTCAGGAATGGCGCAATCGGTGGGGTATCTGCTGGCTGCATGCGGGCCGCCGTTGATGGGTAAAATTCACGATGCGGCGGGAGACTGGCGCATTCCTCTTATTGCCTGCGCACTGGCAGCTGTGGTGATGGCTATTTGTGGTGTGCTTGCCGGACGCGACAGAGAGATCGCGCCCGACTAA